A genome region from Rhizobium jaguaris includes the following:
- a CDS encoding NAD-dependent epimerase/dehydratase family protein → MSDYNRILLTGAAGALGTQLRKSGTRLGKIVRLSARSACENRAPHEEDFPADLSDFDAVSKAVEGCDAIVHMGGQGLEGAWNTILNANIVGSYNIYEAARQHGVKRIVYASSVHAIGFYERNETIDGNVPTRPDSLYGVSKTFVENLARYYFDKFGIETVSLRIGSSFPEPTDRRHLITWLSYRDCRQLVEKSLSAERVGFMVAYGMSNNSRAFWDNRTAASLGYKPEDSADEFAEKVFANTKQGDPNDPAVRYQGGSFAAAGHFEDEKK, encoded by the coding sequence ATGAGCGACTACAATCGTATTCTCCTGACCGGCGCCGCAGGGGCTTTGGGCACCCAGTTGCGCAAGTCGGGAACCAGGCTTGGAAAGATCGTCCGGCTGTCGGCGCGTAGCGCTTGCGAAAACCGGGCGCCGCACGAGGAGGATTTTCCGGCCGACCTTTCTGACTTTGACGCGGTTTCGAAGGCCGTGGAGGGCTGCGACGCCATCGTCCACATGGGCGGCCAGGGCCTCGAAGGTGCCTGGAACACCATCCTCAATGCCAATATCGTCGGCAGCTACAACATCTACGAGGCCGCCCGCCAGCATGGCGTCAAGCGTATCGTTTATGCAAGCTCTGTTCATGCGATCGGCTTCTACGAGCGCAACGAGACCATCGACGGCAATGTGCCGACCCGGCCGGACAGTCTCTACGGGGTTTCGAAGACCTTCGTGGAAAATCTGGCGCGCTACTATTTCGACAAGTTCGGTATCGAGACGGTGTCATTGCGCATCGGTTCCTCCTTTCCGGAACCGACCGATCGCAGGCATCTGATCACCTGGCTCTCCTATCGCGACTGCCGGCAGTTGGTAGAGAAAAGTCTTTCGGCCGAACGCGTGGGCTTCATGGTCGCCTATGGCATGTCCAACAACAGCCGGGCCTTCTGGGACAACCGCACGGCGGCGTCCCTCGGCTATAAGCCGGAGGACAGCGCGGACGAATTTGCCGAAAAGGTTTTCGCGAATACGAAGCAGGGTGATCCCAACGATCCGGCAGTCCGATACCAGGGCGGCAGCTTCGCCGCGGCCGGCCATTTCGAAGACGAGAAGAAGTGA
- a CDS encoding pyridoxal phosphate-dependent aminotransferase, which translates to MNIMVFESSRAATIKSSPSMAVSMAAKAMRAKGEHVVDLSLGEPDSDTPAHIVDAAIEAMRRGVTRYTAPDGLSELREAIVRKFKRENGLDYAMDEISIGNGAKQILFNAFLGTLEAGDEVVVPAPYWVSYTDIVILHGGVPKIVPCGVEQDFKITPEQLEAAITPKTRWFLFNSPSNPTGAIYTAAELKALGEVLARHPRVAVMSDEIYEHIVCGDVLFTSIGVACPELRDRTLIINGVSKAYAMTGWRLGYAAGPKELTRVLNKLQSQSTTCPSSITQFAAAAALDGPQEFVTNAVAEYQARGELVARGFGAIPGLEVRAPEGAFYLFPKCAPYIGRTAPDGTPIKNDTDLASYLLKTGKVATVPGSAFGVEPYIRLSFATSRDNLNIAIERVADALGQLC; encoded by the coding sequence ATGAATATCATGGTTTTCGAAAGCTCGAGGGCCGCAACGATCAAGTCGTCTCCGTCCATGGCCGTTTCCATGGCGGCCAAGGCTATGCGCGCCAAGGGCGAGCACGTCGTGGACCTGTCGCTCGGTGAGCCGGATTCCGACACGCCGGCCCATATTGTCGATGCGGCGATCGAGGCCATGCGCCGGGGAGTGACCCGTTACACTGCGCCCGACGGCCTGTCCGAGTTGCGCGAAGCCATTGTCCGCAAGTTCAAGCGGGAAAACGGCCTCGACTATGCGATGGACGAAATCTCGATTGGCAATGGCGCCAAGCAGATCCTGTTCAACGCCTTTCTCGGCACGCTCGAAGCGGGTGATGAAGTCGTGGTACCGGCGCCCTATTGGGTGTCCTACACCGATATCGTCATCCTTCACGGCGGCGTGCCGAAAATCGTTCCTTGCGGCGTCGAACAGGATTTCAAGATTACCCCGGAGCAGCTTGAGGCCGCGATCACGCCGAAAACGCGCTGGTTCCTGTTCAACTCGCCGTCCAACCCTACCGGGGCAATCTATACGGCTGCCGAGCTCAAGGCGCTGGGTGAAGTCCTCGCCCGGCATCCGCGCGTCGCGGTCATGTCCGACGAAATTTACGAGCACATCGTCTGCGGCGACGTGCTGTTTACCTCGATCGGCGTGGCCTGCCCGGAACTTCGCGACCGCACGTTGATCATCAATGGCGTGTCCAAGGCCTATGCCATGACCGGCTGGCGGCTGGGTTATGCGGCAGGTCCGAAAGAACTGACCAGGGTGCTCAACAAGCTGCAATCCCAAAGCACGACCTGCCCGTCGTCGATCACGCAATTTGCGGCGGCCGCCGCCCTCGATGGGCCGCAGGAGTTCGTCACCAATGCGGTGGCCGAATACCAGGCGCGCGGCGAATTGGTCGCCAGGGGTTTTGGGGCGATACCGGGGCTAGAGGTGCGGGCACCAGAGGGCGCCTTCTACCTTTTTCCGAAATGCGCGCCCTATATCGGCCGCACGGCACCCGACGGCACGCCGATCAAGAACGATACGGATCTCGCCTCCTATCTCCTGAAAACGGGCAAGGTCGCCACCGTTCCCGGCTCGGCATTCGGCGTCGAGCCTTACATCCGGCTTTCGTTCGCGACATCGCGCGATAATCTGAACATCGCGATCGAACGCGTTGCCGACGCATTGGGCCAGCTATGCTGA
- a CDS encoding hydantoinase B/oxoprolinase family protein — protein MNQSMIDIHMQVMWNRLVSVVEEQAQTLIRTAFSTSVREAGDLSAGIFDLQGRMLAQAVTGTPGHVNAMAESVAHFINDIGRDNIFESDVYITNDPWKGTGHLHDITVVTPSFHHGKHVGYFASTAHVVDVGGRGFGPDAREVYEEGLFIPIMKFFERGEVNKTLIQFVKNNVRENDKVIGDLYALAACNETGHRRLVDMLTEFNLPDLDMIGSFVLKHSREATLERLRNLPHGTWSYSLDLDGYDEPVHLAARLTIGPDGVLVDFDGTSGMSKFGINVPLVYAKAYACYGIKCVVAPEIPNNAASLAPFEVTAPEGCILNAKRPAPVAVRHVLGHFVPDLVLGALHQALPGQVPAEGASALWNLHMSVRPVADQIGGKGAEILMFNSGGSGARPALDGLNATAFPSGVHTMPIEATENVGPVIVWRKELREGSGGAGERRGGLGQTIEISAAEGYTFRFSAMFDRLEHPARGRDGGEDGAAGSVSLDDGTKLRGKGLQFVPEGRKLVLQLPGGGGFGDPGKRPAAQIDSDHRHGYITDEQRGAYGQSKAKGGSQ, from the coding sequence ATGAACCAGTCAATGATCGACATTCACATGCAGGTTATGTGGAACCGCCTCGTGTCGGTGGTCGAGGAACAGGCACAGACCCTCATCCGCACGGCCTTTTCGACAAGCGTGCGCGAAGCAGGCGACCTCTCCGCCGGCATCTTCGACCTTCAAGGCCGCATGCTGGCGCAGGCCGTGACAGGGACCCCCGGCCATGTGAACGCCATGGCCGAATCCGTTGCCCATTTCATCAACGACATCGGCCGCGACAACATTTTCGAGAGTGACGTCTACATCACCAACGATCCCTGGAAGGGCACCGGCCACCTCCACGATATCACCGTCGTCACACCCTCGTTCCACCATGGCAAGCATGTCGGATATTTCGCCTCGACGGCGCATGTCGTCGATGTCGGCGGACGCGGCTTCGGTCCGGACGCCCGCGAAGTCTACGAGGAAGGACTTTTCATCCCGATCATGAAGTTCTTCGAACGCGGTGAGGTCAACAAGACCCTCATCCAGTTCGTCAAGAACAACGTTCGCGAAAACGACAAGGTGATCGGAGACCTCTATGCGCTTGCGGCCTGCAACGAGACCGGTCATCGACGGCTCGTCGACATGCTGACGGAGTTCAATCTGCCCGATCTCGACATGATCGGCAGCTTTGTCCTCAAGCACAGCAGGGAGGCCACGCTCGAGCGTTTGCGTAATCTTCCGCACGGGACCTGGAGCTACTCGCTCGATCTCGACGGCTATGACGAACCCGTACATCTCGCCGCAAGGCTTACCATCGGTCCCGATGGTGTGCTGGTCGATTTCGACGGCACGTCGGGAATGAGCAAGTTCGGCATCAACGTGCCGCTCGTCTATGCCAAGGCCTATGCCTGCTACGGCATCAAATGCGTGGTTGCCCCGGAAATCCCCAACAATGCGGCATCACTGGCGCCGTTCGAGGTGACCGCGCCGGAAGGCTGCATCCTGAACGCCAAGCGGCCTGCGCCAGTGGCCGTGCGTCACGTGCTTGGCCACTTCGTGCCGGACCTCGTGCTCGGCGCGCTGCATCAGGCACTGCCCGGACAGGTGCCGGCGGAGGGTGCCAGCGCACTCTGGAACCTGCATATGAGCGTGCGTCCCGTTGCCGACCAGATCGGCGGCAAGGGTGCGGAAATCCTGATGTTCAACTCCGGGGGCAGTGGCGCGAGACCGGCTCTCGATGGGCTGAACGCAACCGCATTCCCGAGTGGCGTCCATACCATGCCGATCGAGGCGACCGAAAATGTCGGGCCGGTCATCGTCTGGCGCAAGGAGCTGCGCGAGGGATCGGGCGGGGCAGGCGAGCGTCGCGGTGGCCTTGGCCAGACGATCGAGATTTCCGCGGCCGAGGGATACACCTTCCGCTTCTCCGCCATGTTCGATCGTCTCGAGCATCCGGCACGTGGCCGCGATGGTGGCGAAGATGGGGCGGCTGGTTCCGTTTCGCTCGACGACGGCACCAAGCTGCGCGGCAAGGGCCTGCAGTTCGTGCCCGAGGGTCGCAAGCTGGTTCTGCAATTGCCCGGCGGCGGCGGCTTCGGCGATCCTGGCAAGCGCCCGGCCGCACAGATCGATAGCGATCATCGCCACGGCTACATAACCGATGAACAACGCGGCGCATACGGCCAGTCCAAGGCCAAGGGAGGCTCCCAATGA
- a CDS encoding hydantoinase/oxoprolinase family protein, which translates to MANSGPRNCRVGVDIGGTFTDIALELDGALHSTKVLTDYTAPERAILKGVKAVAELAGIDMGAIQQLIHGTTLATNALIERRGARTALVTTEGFRDVLEMRTENRFEQYDLNISLPPALIERADRFVVRERVDASGNVLLALDLASVAVVVDAIEKGGYESVAIGFIHAYANGRHEALVRDALLARMPGLSVSISSEVSPQMREFERFNTVCANAYVKPAIKSYLDRLVVSLKEIGVVCPVFMIHSGGGIVSVESASEFPVRLVESGPAGGAIFAADVARHHGLDSVVSFDMGGTTAKICLIENHVPKTAKTFEVARTYRFRKGSGMPISIPVVEMVEIGAGGGSIAGVDSMRQIRVGPHSAASEPGPACYQRGGTKPTVTDADLILGKLDPDNFAGGAIKLSVDASRRAMADEIGSEIGLDDIAAAYGTCELVDENMANAGRVHTVENGKNIADFTMITFGGAGPLHAARLCEKMGISTFLVPPGAGVGSAIGFLKAPFGYEAVRSAVFNLSRFDAAIANRLLEDMTKEALGFVEGGLDGKQPVLERTLFMRYAGQGWDIPVSLPLARFDTGSAARVTAMFEEAYGRFFGRAIEGLEIEIVSWSVKASSPLPSVRRVDSIEAGSQVEADSRRQLFDAASGAFLDAGIHKREDLSAGDVVRGPAVIVESETSTVITAAFKAIVQRDDCLLVTRL; encoded by the coding sequence ATGGCAAACAGCGGACCACGAAACTGCCGCGTTGGGGTCGATATCGGAGGGACGTTTACGGATATCGCCCTCGAACTCGATGGCGCGCTGCATTCGACCAAGGTTCTCACCGACTATACGGCTCCAGAACGCGCGATCCTCAAGGGTGTGAAGGCAGTGGCTGAACTGGCTGGAATCGACATGGGCGCGATCCAGCAGTTAATCCATGGTACGACATTGGCAACGAATGCTCTCATCGAACGGCGCGGCGCCAGGACGGCGCTGGTGACGACCGAAGGGTTCCGCGACGTCCTCGAAATGCGCACTGAAAATCGCTTCGAGCAGTATGACCTGAATATATCGCTGCCGCCGGCGCTGATCGAACGCGCGGACCGGTTCGTTGTCCGCGAACGCGTCGATGCGTCTGGCAATGTGCTGCTTGCCTTGGATCTGGCGTCAGTCGCAGTTGTCGTCGACGCGATCGAGAAGGGCGGCTACGAAAGCGTTGCCATCGGCTTCATTCATGCCTATGCCAATGGGCGCCACGAGGCGCTTGTGCGTGATGCGCTGCTGGCCCGCATGCCCGGCCTCTCGGTCTCGATCTCCTCGGAAGTCTCGCCGCAGATGCGCGAGTTCGAACGCTTCAACACCGTCTGTGCCAATGCCTATGTGAAGCCCGCCATCAAGTCGTATCTCGACCGTCTGGTGGTTTCGCTCAAGGAGATCGGCGTCGTCTGCCCGGTCTTCATGATCCATTCCGGCGGCGGCATCGTCTCTGTCGAAAGCGCGTCGGAATTTCCCGTTCGCCTAGTCGAATCCGGGCCTGCCGGTGGTGCGATTTTCGCGGCCGATGTGGCCCGTCACCATGGCCTCGACTCGGTCGTGTCCTTCGACATGGGCGGCACGACGGCGAAGATCTGCCTGATCGAGAACCATGTTCCGAAGACGGCGAAGACCTTCGAGGTCGCCCGCACCTATCGTTTCCGCAAGGGTAGCGGCATGCCGATCTCGATCCCCGTGGTGGAAATGGTGGAAATCGGCGCAGGTGGCGGTTCCATCGCCGGCGTCGACTCCATGCGCCAGATCAGGGTCGGGCCGCATAGCGCGGCTTCCGAACCGGGGCCGGCCTGCTACCAGCGCGGCGGCACCAAGCCTACCGTGACCGATGCAGACCTCATCCTTGGCAAGCTCGATCCCGACAATTTCGCCGGCGGTGCGATCAAGCTCTCGGTCGATGCCAGCCGCAGGGCGATGGCGGACGAGATCGGATCGGAAATCGGCCTCGACGACATCGCCGCAGCCTATGGCACCTGCGAACTCGTCGATGAAAACATGGCCAATGCGGGCCGCGTACATACGGTCGAGAACGGCAAGAACATTGCCGATTTCACCATGATCACCTTCGGCGGCGCAGGCCCGCTGCACGCCGCGCGGCTCTGTGAAAAGATGGGCATCTCGACCTTCCTCGTGCCGCCCGGCGCAGGCGTCGGCTCGGCGATCGGCTTTCTCAAGGCGCCGTTCGGCTACGAAGCCGTCCGCAGCGCGGTGTTCAACCTTTCGCGCTTCGACGCCGCCATTGCCAATCGTCTGCTGGAAGACATGACCAAGGAAGCGCTTGGTTTTGTCGAAGGCGGGCTCGACGGCAAGCAGCCGGTCCTCGAGCGCACGCTGTTCATGCGCTACGCCGGCCAGGGATGGGATATTCCGGTCTCGCTGCCTTTGGCGCGTTTCGACACGGGAAGCGCCGCCCGCGTCACCGCCATGTTCGAGGAAGCCTATGGCCGCTTCTTCGGACGGGCGATCGAAGGCCTTGAAATCGAGATCGTCAGCTGGTCGGTCAAGGCGAGCTCGCCCCTGCCGTCAGTTCGTCGCGTCGACTCGATCGAGGCTGGCAGCCAGGTCGAGGCGGACTCGCGCCGGCAGTTGTTCGATGCAGCCTCGGGCGCGTTCCTCGATGCCGGGATCCACAAGCGCGAAGACCTCTCTGCCGGAGATGTGGTCCGCGGACCCGCCGTCATCGTGGAGAGCGAGACCTCGACCGTGATCACCGCGGCATTCAAGGCGATCGTCCAGCGCGACGACTGCCTGCTCGTAACCCGTCTCTGA
- a CDS encoding aldehyde dehydrogenase family protein, producing the protein MMLHKNLIAGEWSGSTGTANINPSNTNEVVGEFAAATRNDTLTAIAAAKAAFPRWSRSPILERHALLKKAGDEILVRKDELGALLAREEGKTLAEATGEVLRGAQIFDFFAGEALRLSGETLPSVRPGIGVEITRDAVGVIGIITPWNFPIAIPAWKIAPALCYGNTIVFKPADLVPASSWALVDILHRAGLPSGVLNLVMGKGSIVGQTMLDSPDIQAITFTGSTGTGKRVALASVEHNRRFQLEMGGKNPFVVLDDADLQVAVDAAANSSFFSTGQRCTASSRLIVTEGIHDKFVSALTERLKTLVVDDAMKAGTHIGPVVDASQLKQDVDYIAIGRSEGAKLSFGGEVLERSNPGFFLQPTLFTEASNAMRICREEIFGPVAAVIRVKDYEEALFVANDTNFGLSSGIATTSLKHATHFKRNSEAGMVMINLPTAGVDFHVPFGGRKGSSYGPREQGRYAAEFYTSVKTAYTLA; encoded by the coding sequence ATGATGCTTCACAAGAACCTCATCGCCGGAGAATGGTCGGGCAGCACTGGTACGGCCAACATCAACCCATCCAACACCAACGAGGTGGTGGGCGAATTCGCCGCCGCAACGCGTAACGACACTCTCACCGCCATCGCCGCCGCCAAGGCCGCCTTTCCCAGATGGTCCAGGTCGCCGATCCTTGAACGTCATGCCCTCCTCAAGAAAGCGGGCGACGAGATCCTCGTGCGCAAGGACGAACTGGGAGCCCTGCTCGCGCGTGAAGAAGGCAAGACCCTGGCGGAAGCAACCGGGGAAGTGCTGAGGGGCGCCCAGATCTTCGACTTTTTCGCAGGCGAGGCCCTGCGCCTGTCTGGCGAAACGCTGCCATCGGTCCGGCCCGGCATCGGGGTCGAGATAACGCGCGATGCGGTGGGCGTGATCGGCATCATCACGCCGTGGAATTTCCCGATCGCCATTCCGGCATGGAAGATCGCCCCTGCCCTCTGCTACGGCAACACCATCGTGTTCAAGCCCGCCGATCTCGTACCCGCCAGTTCGTGGGCGCTGGTCGACATCCTGCATCGGGCCGGCCTGCCGTCCGGCGTGCTGAACCTGGTGATGGGCAAGGGCTCGATCGTCGGCCAGACCATGCTCGACAGCCCGGACATCCAGGCAATCACCTTTACCGGCTCGACGGGGACCGGCAAACGCGTCGCTCTTGCTTCGGTGGAACACAACCGGCGTTTTCAGCTCGAAATGGGCGGCAAGAATCCGTTTGTCGTACTTGATGATGCCGATCTGCAGGTTGCGGTGGACGCGGCGGCGAATTCCTCATTCTTCTCCACCGGCCAGCGTTGCACGGCGTCTTCCCGCCTGATCGTGACCGAAGGCATCCACGACAAATTCGTCTCGGCGCTGACCGAGAGACTGAAAACGCTTGTGGTCGACGACGCCATGAAGGCCGGGACGCATATCGGCCCGGTCGTCGACGCCAGCCAGCTAAAGCAGGACGTCGATTATATCGCCATCGGCCGGTCCGAGGGCGCAAAGCTATCGTTCGGTGGGGAAGTGCTCGAACGGAGCAATCCCGGTTTCTTCCTTCAGCCGACCCTCTTCACTGAAGCGAGCAACGCCATGAGGATCTGCCGAGAAGAGATTTTTGGGCCCGTGGCAGCTGTCATCAGGGTCAAGGACTATGAAGAAGCCCTCTTTGTCGCCAACGATACGAATTTCGGCCTGTCATCGGGCATCGCCACGACCAGCCTCAAGCACGCCACGCACTTCAAACGAAATTCGGAAGCCGGCATGGTGATGATCAATCTCCCGACCGCAGGGGTCGATTTCCATGTTCCGTTCGGCGGACGCAAAGGATCCTCCTATGGCCCAAGAGAACAGGGCAGATATGCCGCGGAATTCTATACCTCAGTAAAAACAGCCTACACGTTGGCCTAA
- a CDS encoding electron transfer flavoprotein subunit beta/FixA family protein — MKILVPVKRVVDYNVKIRVKPDGSGVELANVKMSMNPFDEISVEEALRLKEAGKAEEVVVVSIGPAKAEETLRTALAMGADRAILVETDDQVEPLAVAKILKAVADAEQPGLVIVGKQAIDDDSNQTGQMLAALLGTAQATFASKIEIGDGKAQVTREVDGGLQTIEVTLPAVITSDLRLNEPRYASLPNIMKAKKKPLDKKSPADFGVDTTPRLKVLKTEEPSGRKAGVKVKSVTELVDRLKNEAGVL; from the coding sequence ATGAAGATTCTCGTCCCAGTCAAACGGGTTGTCGACTACAACGTGAAGATCCGGGTGAAGCCGGATGGTTCCGGTGTCGAGCTTGCCAATGTGAAGATGTCGATGAACCCGTTCGACGAGATCTCGGTGGAAGAGGCGCTGCGTCTGAAGGAAGCCGGCAAGGCGGAAGAGGTGGTGGTCGTGTCGATCGGCCCGGCCAAGGCCGAGGAGACGCTGCGCACGGCGCTCGCCATGGGTGCCGACCGGGCGATCCTGGTCGAGACCGACGATCAAGTCGAGCCGCTCGCCGTCGCCAAGATCCTGAAAGCGGTCGCCGATGCCGAACAGCCGGGATTGGTCATCGTCGGCAAGCAGGCGATCGATGACGATTCGAACCAGACCGGCCAGATGCTGGCAGCGCTGCTGGGTACCGCCCAGGCGACCTTCGCCTCGAAGATCGAGATCGGTGACGGCAAAGCCCAGGTGACCCGCGAAGTCGATGGCGGCCTGCAGACGATCGAAGTCACGCTGCCGGCGGTCATCACCTCGGACCTCAGGCTGAACGAGCCGCGTTACGCCTCGCTGCCGAATATCATGAAGGCCAAGAAGAAGCCGCTCGACAAGAAAAGCCCGGCCGATTTCGGCGTCGACACCACGCCGCGGCTGAAGGTGCTGAAGACCGAGGAGCCGTCCGGCCGCAAGGCCGGCGTCAAGGTCAAATCGGTCACTGAGCTGGTCGACAGACTGAAGAACGAAGCCGGCGTGCTTTAA
- a CDS encoding electron transfer flavoprotein subunit alpha/FixB family protein — protein MTILLLADHDNASLSDQTAKALTAAAKIGSDIHVLVAGKGAKGAADAAAKLSGVSKVLLAESDELANNLAEPLSDLIVSLAGSYDTILSAATSTGKNVLPRIAALLDVAQVSEIIEVISSDTFKRPIYAGNAIQTVQASDTRKVITVRTASFASAAATGSAAVEAIPAISDPRLSRFVKDALSASDRPELTSAKIIISGGRALGSAEKFKEVILPVADKLGAAVGASRAAVDAGYAPNDWQVGQTGKVVAPDLYIACGISGAIQHLAGMKDSKVIVAINKDEEAPIFQVADYGLVADLFDALPELDRSF, from the coding sequence ATGACCATTCTTCTTCTGGCCGACCACGACAACGCCAGCCTTTCCGACCAGACCGCCAAGGCGCTGACCGCGGCCGCAAAGATCGGCTCGGACATACATGTGCTGGTCGCCGGCAAGGGCGCCAAGGGCGCTGCCGATGCCGCTGCAAAACTCTCCGGCGTTTCGAAGGTGCTGCTGGCCGAAAGCGACGAACTCGCCAACAATCTGGCCGAGCCGCTTTCCGACCTGATCGTTTCGCTGGCCGGTTCCTACGACACGATCCTCTCGGCTGCCACCTCGACCGGCAAGAACGTGCTGCCGCGCATCGCTGCCCTGCTCGACGTCGCCCAGGTCTCCGAAATCATCGAGGTGATCTCATCCGACACCTTCAAGCGACCGATCTATGCCGGCAATGCCATCCAAACGGTGCAGGCAAGCGATACCAGGAAGGTGATCACCGTGCGCACCGCCTCCTTCGCTTCCGCCGCGGCAACCGGCTCTGCCGCCGTCGAGGCGATCCCGGCGATTTCCGATCCGAGGCTGTCGCGCTTCGTCAAGGATGCGCTGTCGGCTTCCGACCGTCCGGAACTGACGTCGGCGAAGATCATCATCTCCGGAGGCCGGGCGCTCGGTTCGGCCGAGAAGTTCAAGGAAGTCATCCTGCCGGTCGCCGACAAGCTGGGTGCAGCCGTCGGCGCAAGCCGTGCCGCCGTCGATGCCGGTTATGCCCCGAACGACTGGCAGGTCGGCCAGACCGGCAAGGTGGTGGCGCCCGATCTCTATATCGCCTGCGGCATCTCCGGCGCCATCCAGCATCTGGCCGGCATGAAGGATTCCAAGGTGATCGTCGCCATCAACAAGGACGAGGAGGCGCCGATATTCCAGGTCGCCGACTACGGCCTCGTTGCCGATCTATTCGACGCCCTGCCAGAGCTTGATCGGTCGTTTTGA
- a CDS encoding SDR family oxidoreductase encodes MSDRLPYQTAVVTGATSGIGRATVLKLRQMRLEVYAIGRNAAALEELAASSGAIAVQADVRDTDAFAARFADIEVDILVNNAGILSTRALFHEIDPAEIDAMIDVNLKAPMHLTRTVLPGMVARKCGHLIFVGSSGGQAPYPSMSAYGASKAGLSLFCDNLRCDLLGTSVRVTEVVPGRVQTDLYRTAFVDNQAQAVLYDGYRPIQPEHIAAVIGNAIELPVFVDVARVEVFPTDQATGGGTMVKFQQ; translated from the coding sequence ATGTCTGACCGCCTGCCATACCAGACCGCCGTCGTCACCGGGGCCACGAGCGGCATCGGCCGGGCAACCGTCCTCAAGCTGCGGCAAATGAGGCTTGAAGTTTACGCCATCGGCCGCAATGCTGCCGCCCTCGAAGAGCTTGCCGCGTCGTCAGGCGCAATCGCCGTACAGGCTGATGTTCGTGACACGGACGCATTCGCAGCCCGGTTTGCCGACATCGAAGTCGATATCCTCGTCAACAATGCCGGGATTCTGTCGACGCGGGCGTTGTTTCACGAGATTGATCCGGCCGAAATCGATGCGATGATCGATGTTAACCTTAAGGCGCCGATGCATCTAACCCGGACGGTTCTTCCGGGCATGGTCGCGCGCAAGTGCGGTCATCTGATCTTCGTCGGTTCAAGCGGCGGCCAAGCGCCTTATCCCTCGATGAGCGCATATGGGGCATCGAAAGCTGGCCTGAGCCTCTTCTGCGATAACCTGAGATGCGATCTGCTGGGCACGTCGGTGCGCGTCACCGAGGTCGTGCCGGGGCGTGTCCAGACGGATCTCTACCGCACCGCGTTTGTCGACAACCAGGCCCAGGCCGTGCTCTATGACGGCTATCGGCCTATCCAGCCCGAGCATATCGCGGCGGTCATCGGCAATGCCATCGAGCTACCCGTATTCGTCGACGTGGCGCGGGTGGAAGTCTTCCCGACCGATCAGGCGACGGGCGGCGGCACGATGGTCAAGTTTCAGCAGTAG
- a CDS encoding SDR family NAD(P)-dependent oxidoreductase has protein sequence MQQQNVIIVGGASGLGLTTAKLMVERGASKVGLIDRNAELLASSSEVLRAMGAEVATAVADIARAETAHRGFAEIADRLGRINTLVNSAAIYPRRPILEISDEEWDLENAINIKGTYHMMVAAVRHMRGFVNRPEVTGRIVNVTSVDAFKAHPQNAHYAATKAAVVSLTKSFAQECAADGILVNSVAPAGFATDRAKELGFLPELAKASALGRAAEPVEMAEWIVMMASSRNTYATGENVVISGGYIYV, from the coding sequence ATGCAGCAGCAGAACGTGATTATCGTTGGCGGAGCGTCAGGGCTCGGGCTGACGACCGCAAAGCTGATGGTCGAGCGCGGTGCATCAAAGGTCGGTCTCATTGATCGCAACGCCGAGCTTCTGGCCAGTTCTTCCGAAGTATTGCGCGCGATGGGGGCGGAAGTGGCGACGGCCGTGGCCGACATCGCGCGCGCGGAGACAGCGCATCGCGGATTTGCCGAGATCGCCGACAGGCTGGGACGGATCAACACCCTCGTCAACAGCGCCGCCATTTATCCGCGCCGTCCGATCCTCGAGATCTCCGATGAGGAGTGGGATCTGGAAAACGCCATCAACATCAAGGGCACATACCATATGATGGTGGCCGCGGTGCGGCACATGCGCGGCTTCGTCAACCGCCCCGAAGTCACGGGTCGGATCGTCAATGTCACCTCCGTCGACGCCTTCAAGGCGCATCCGCAAAATGCCCACTATGCGGCCACCAAGGCAGCGGTGGTCTCCTTGACGAAATCGTTCGCCCAGGAATGCGCCGCCGACGGCATTCTCGTCAATTCCGTCGCGCCTGCAGGTTTCGCCACCGACCGCGCCAAGGAGCTCGGCTTCCTGCCCGAACTCGCCAAGGCGAGCGCCTTGGGCCGCGCAGCCGAGCCGGTCGAGATGGCCGAATGGATCGTCATGATGGCAAGCAGCCGCAATACCTATGCGACAGGCGAGAACGTGGTTATCAGCGGGGGCTACATCTATGTCTGA